The sequence below is a genomic window from Coffea arabica cultivar ET-39 chromosome 8e, Coffea Arabica ET-39 HiFi, whole genome shotgun sequence.
TACGAAATAACTTATGTACTTATAAATAACTTGTGTATTTTGCAATTATGTTTCGTGATTACAATTAGGTAAACATTCGTCATATAAGTTTAAAGATTAGCTgttaaattttttcaatattCAAAGTATAAAAGATTTATTATATACTGCACAAATATTAGAAGGCTAATCATCTGTTATATACTAAGAAACATCTGAATAATAGAACTACCAAACTCAAGTTCGGGAAGAGATAATATTTGGAAGAAAATCTGGTCTCTTAAAATTCCCAACAAGACCAAGCATCTTCCATGGCGTATATGTCATAATTCCTTGCCTACGCCTGAAATCCTCCATAATAGAAGATTTCTGCTGATTACAAATGTGCTCTTTGCAAAAATCCACGCGGAGATCTATCTCATCTTCTATTTGACTGCCCTATCTCGGTGCAAATATTGGGCTCGTACTTTTCTGGATAGGCAAATTAATGCATGTCTCCAATCTGGACCTGACATTTGGGTGACGGAAATTCTTAGATCTTTGCCATCAAAGGATAGCGAACTTTTTGGTACTCTATTATGAAATATGGAGTAACAGAAATGATGAAATGTTTAATGGTCAAGTTCGAGAACCTTTGACCATTGTTAGTTTTGCTCTCCAGCACCAGGCAGCTTTCAAAGAAGCAAACGCTTGCTCTTTGTTAGCCCTTTCTCAAAGTTCATCCCTACCCTGGTCAATGCGTCCTGCTCCCCACTATAAGGTCAATTTTGACACTTCCATTTCTACTATTAAGCAAGGTTTTGGTATTGGTGTGGTCATCCGTAGTTATGATGGTCAGTTTATCGTTGAAGAGCAAATCGTGTAATATATCACCAAACAATACACTTGTACTTGttcaagtcactaatttaatgTGTTAGCTAAAAATGTCAGTAAACTAACCAAAATACATGCTTTGTAGCATTCCGTGTAATTAAATCGTTAAGACAAACGGAATTCTTTTATCTCCACTTGTAGGCTTGATTTTGGAGGGATATAATCGTTGGTTCATCTTTTTGGCTAACTTTTGTCTATGTAAATACTTGAATAGACCCAATTTACAGCTCCACCTGTAGACCAAGTGACCCAAAATTTGCCACATCATCAATGCAAATTTAATACctagaaaccaaaaatttttccGTCTTTCTACTCACCATCTTGATTCACAACACCACCGACTAAGTCAAGAAGTTCTTCTCTCAAAGCTTTTGGTGTCCCTCCTGTGTCTTACATTCTTGTCTTTATAATATCAACCAATCTTGCCTTGTATCAGGCTTACATATGTAGAGCTAAGCCATTCAAAGTTGGAATTCATTCATTAAATCATATGAGAAAGGagatagaaagaaaaaaagtataAAAAAAGAACTCACTGTAGAAAATTTTGGgagaagagaggaagaaaattcatcaatcacATCTTTCATTTGATTTCTAGATCTACTTAGAAAATTATAAGTCTTGCATTTTTGGAGGACATGAAAAACTATAAAGTAAGTGATGTGACTCTTACGATGGAGAAGAAGAGGCTAAAACAACTAGAGATGTAGGCTTTATCCCAAATAGAGAGGAAGGGGGAGGAGAATCTTCTAATGGAGGGGGCGAGAAGTTCATGGGTTACTGGCATAATAGGAGGTACCGAGTGAAAGGAACGGAGCGGTGAAGATAGGTGGGAGGGAGAAGGTAAAACATAGTGTTTATAATAGTGGTGGTGATAATTGGGGCATTAAGCAGAGCAGTAGAGGTGGAGTAAGCAGAGCAGTAGAGGTGGAGTGGAAAGCTTGAGGATCCAGCAGTTGTAGATAAATTTTAGGAGAAGAAGAGTGAATAGCCAAGAAGTTTAGCTATTGTGGCACTACCATTGTGGCTTCTTTAGATTACTCAAAGTTTTTAGATCATTTTGTCCTTCAAACCCTATGCCTACAGATCCCGTGATGTCCATTCCGATTGTCTTCATGGTGAAATTACGCTGAATGCtacaaaacatgcaatttgattAGTTCAGTAACATTTTTGGCTAACAAACTAATTTAATGAACTGAACAAGTACTAGTGTATAGTTTATTGATATTTTTCGTGATCTGCTCTAAAAAGATTGGAAGGTCTAGTCAGTGTTGAACTTGCTGAAGTGAGGGAAGCGACTCTATTTGCTAAGATGCTGATGATTCCTACTCTCATATTGGTGGGAGATGCATCCTCAATTATATAGTTGATTAATAGCACGGAAGAGATCTTCTCGGATAGTGACTCAATAATTAAGGACATTCACGCTTCCCTGTTAGATCAAAGCAAAGAAACATCTGAATAGATATATTTATGGTGTTTAATCTTATTTCAAGCAAGTTCACATTTTGTATGGGATACTTCTTTGAATATGACACAAAAAATCCTTTACAGGACATGTTATAAACATTGCAAGAACTAGAGAAGAGATATTGAGTAATTTTCATAAACTACAAGAGGGTTAATTGAtatataaccaaaataaacaaaatgcattCCCATAAGGCTCAGAAGGCACATTTTCAATAAGAAATAGCGGGATCAAAAAACGCATATTCAAGGCAAGACACTTGCTGAATTCAAAAGTTTAGACGTTTCTCAATATCATTTGTCAAGTGAACTATTGGTAAATACTATTACTATTTCAAATATTTGCAGCCTACTACACGCTATACCaaagtatattttttttaagcttTTTGTATCATATACATTATGGTAAATAATTGATGTACTAATTTGTAGGACTAGTGCATGGTGGTATTCTTTCAATCTTTGTAGTATTTTTGACATAACACCGGCCAATAGACTTGTGCGAATTTTCCAACGTCATAATTAGCGTTGCTATAATTAATCTCTGTTTTTAAACTCGAATCGGACCCGTCGGTCCGACCGGTCGAACCAGGAACTGTCCAATTATCCGGTCCGAATTAACTCTAaaacttgaaaattttaaaactcGGTCAAACCAAGTCAAAAATCAGGTTTGACCGAATTTGACCCGATTTGACCGAAAAAATAAGAACCAGATGTAGAGAACCTGCCAAACCCAAAGCCGTTGACCATGTGCCACATTTCCAGCCAATACACTCGGGTCCCACCATCCATCCCACCAACAAGAATCAATCaagagactttttttttttatttttttgaaaggcaaaatatttttaatattatgttttgactcctaggttgttaaaaattattaatatacctcaaatatttcatactttataattgttgtcttaaagtttggtgttatttttcaattaagttcataattttaattctaaacttgttaatgcttattaaataatataaattgctacttgattgttctaatttctttgtattttcttgttaaatatatttgaaacatcaaatatatatatgaatatacctttattaatattaacatgttattaggtattttacatataatattttaatttttaaataatttttgtttatgacgtcatccggttcaacCCCGATCGAACACGattgaacccattgacccctgagcTCGATCGAGTCGATACCCGGTctggttctgaaaacatagcaaTTAATTAGAGAAAACTAAGATTGACGGAGACTCTGATAAGTTACTGTGTGATACAGATGTCTCCCGATTCTTTTTGTCTTAATTTGTAAGTCTGTTTCTCAAATTGAGAGAAAAGAGCAGGCGCGTACGTCGCCCATGACTATTCTATTCCGGATGCTTGTAACTATAGTGTAAAGACTTTCAAAACTCGTACTTAATGGACACTTGGATGTGAGCACCAAATAAAACTAATATAttcatctaaattttttttatgaaaattgattttataTTTAAGCAATAAATCTAGAGTTAGTCTTATGTACAGTGAAactatatacactattacaATTGAATACGTGATACATAAGcaaaatttagattttaaatttaaattcaaatgaatTGTTATGTGTCCAATGATAACGATATGTATGGTGTCaagtatagaaaattaatttataaATCTAATATAACATGTTGGCATAAATAGGTAATTATTTAGAACTTGTTTTATGTTATTTAATAGACTATATGATTGTGTACAGATGGTAGAAAATGAAGATTGAATAATGGGAGAAGTTTAATGACGTATAACTATGAATTGAGTGGTAGTTTCGTTAGTATGCAGTTGAAGATGGCGGCATTCAGTTTTAgaaggagattttttttttttttacaaacttTGTTTCTGATAAGTTGGAACCACTCTAATTTTATAATTAAGGGTCCAATAGAAAGTTTAAAAAGTGACAACCGTATGTTAATATCATGGTTCTCACAACTTGTATTACGTTATatatatccttatactatataggAATGAGTTTGGGTCAAAGAATGGCTTTGGATTTCAACCGCAAGAGTAGGGATATTTTGGGATTGTGAGGTTGTTTTGAGTGTAGTTATAGCATTGGGTACTACTTTAGATAGCATGTGTATTATTGTGTTTACTGAAATGTCCTTGTGTTTTAAAAGATGCAGTGATGATTTGTTCAAAGGTTTGGGTAGTTTGGGAATGTGAGATTATTTGGTCATCTTTTCTACAACAGGTACAACTCATAATAGCTTCTTTATTAGTGCAATTACTTAAATATCCTTGTAGAGACATTCATTTTGATTTATATCAATTATTACTGTTGTTTTACTATTATAATTTGAAGAACTTCAAACGTCACTTTCatctcaattaaaataaggacAACGTGGTTTATTAAGGAATTTATGACTGAGCATTAGTTTCAGCTTCAATTATTCAAATGTCTGCCCCTTCACATTCTTCCGTTATGTTCCTTTCGTCTTCCGGTAAATACTTATTTGTATTGCCATTGTATTTTGAATTTCAGTATGATTCTTTGGTGAAGCTATTTTTGGTGGTTCAACTTAAGGTGagatttcattcttttttttaatggtaTGATTTGCTTTACAAAATCGCAGTTTCTATTGTCAACTAAATGTTTCCATTCCAAAATTGGATACTCTGTTAGCGCAATTTAATGTTGATATTATTGTTTCCCCACAAAGTTGGCTGTTCTATACAATTTAAATGGTGTGATTTTGTTGGAATAGGTTTGGAGATACAAAACTTACTCTTCTGATCTACTTACATGGTGGAGGCTTTTTGATCAAATCTGTCTTCTCTCCTACATATCACGCACACCTTAATGCAATAGTTGCAGAAGCTGGTGTTGTAGCAGTTTCAATTAACTATCGGCTCATCCCTAAGCACCCTCTGCCTATTGCTTATGAAGATTCTTAGATTGTAGTCAAATGGGTTGCCTCTCATTCGAATGGCGAGGGTCTTGAGGTATGGCTTATGGATTATGCTGGCTTTGATAGGGTGTCTTTTGATGGGGCTAGTGCTAGTGGCAACTTAGCACATAACATGGCGTCAAGGGTTTGGCTGGAGATACTAGACGGCTTCAATCTTGATGCAATTTTTCTCAATTGTCCTTATTTTTTGGGGAAAGATCTAATCAGTATTGAGCTAACGAAATTACAGGCGAAGGCCTATGTTGAGGGCATCTGGCATTATGTTCACCCAAAATCTACGAGGGTTGATGATCCATTGCTGAATCCTCTGATAGAACCAAACCTTCTGAAGCTAGGCTGCAAAAGGGTGTTGATGTGATACACCGAATTTTAGGATATTGTTTTCAAAGAGGATATTaaggtttatttattttgttttgttctaaaaccttgttttgttttaaaagactagaaaccttaaattttaatcaaaaaccctagttttacttgtgacaaaaatgtttttgtttaattgagtttatgtatgacAATGCATGCTTTATGATAAGTAATTTTAATAGGTGGGTGGTTAGTAGGCTCGTGAGGGGTAATTAAGTTTGATGGATTGTTGGATTACATTAAGTTGATGATCTATGGAGTTGTAAAATCTCTCATGTTTTTCTTACAAATTTCCTTTCAGTTGGAATCCATTACGTTAGGATAGGTTTACTATGCATtcactccctcaatagttataatgaataagaaatttaagagttttacccttagttttatagttcgggtaaattatgattttttgcgtattttggccgtgtgatcacttggtgaggtatgtgtactagatttggtggttaagagtgagttttatataagaaaaagtgtgtgaatagaagtgataataataagtgagtgaatcataagttaaaatcctagtacgtgcgaaataaggaaaaacgggttgaaccgacgtataccgtttgttaccgattgagtacaccacttgaacaccactttattaccttaatatccTTGTTATTATTGCAGAAATATCAGCCCTTAATTATCCTAGAGAGGACCAAAATTATTgaccaaaaagaaaggaaaaagaagaaaaattgaaaacttaatcttggagtgacaagtggcaaccatccaagggttatttgaccaaccaattttcttcatttttatcgCCAAATTCActtcttttcctcttcatttttgcaCATTCCAGCCGAGCTTCAAGTGAGAAAAACACAAGAGAGAAACTAGCAACCTTCACCTTGAATCCATCCTtaattgagttagggtttgatatttTCAGCTGTGATTCTTGTTTtttatctagtatatgatgTTGGTAAGCTTGGATAGAGACTTGGGCTATTGATTTGAGACATAAAGGTGATTTTCAagcattgaatcatcaaatttccaACCTTAAGGATGAATCTACCCTGTTTATGACCTGtttaattcgtccatgttagaggccgaatcaagcctaggtcaaaacatgaaagttgtagggaatggagttatatagctctctgtaaaatttcagctcaatcagagtacTGTACCATATGAAattactaaaatacccctgactaccaaatgccctatttcacgggcagttttgagatttcacatttttggcttcatttttcactttgatccgtatcaaatcagtttttggtcaaaacatgaaaattttagttCTATGTTTCaactttccaacgcatctgaaaacgcctcaatcggacttttgtagccagagttattgtcatttgaatccAGTGCTAACAAGcagactgacaatgaaattctgtttctgtaatctgcaaattcgacctagatcaaCTGTAAACTGGGttgacttgtcttcatgaaagttgtagccctttgtcttagtttcgaaattcTATCTAGTACATCTTGATCCGATAATCACAACTCTagttatggtcaaaaccgtATAACCCATTTTCATACCGTTTTCTGTCGCGCGCACCGTTTTCATTTCCGCGCGCGCGCATGCATTTTTTGGCCCTTTTTGCTGTGTTGGCCATTTTAGGCCCTATTTCCATTATGATGGTTGTTTGACTAATAGTTAAGTATAATCTTTTATTACACACAGTGACGACCCGGACAGAGTCGGTGGACCCGTGTAAATTGCCTTGATTTACGTGCTAGTTATTTTgggtgagtaattgggtttgtTTATGTGATAAATTATCAAAGtattttgtatatgttaaatggatacttaagcgagggtgtactttatctcactcgacctaagttcATTCTCTGCTCTTGATTTCATATTGgagaatacatgccttgtgGTGAGTATCACCCCTTGTGATGTGTGCTGTTGGAGTGATTATGTGACTTGAATATTTTGatgagtactttgttgagaggtATCCTTTGTTGAGaaattggatatctcagggtttggttccaacccggttccaagggtagacggactattcgagtcagtcggggtttggtcgaagttagttctatgctaaccttgggatttcattctttgttaaagcaaagtgattttgttttgctcgagctgctgtgtgctgttgactggtcAGCGGGgattgataaggtgaacggggaagtaagtggagtctacggactatgagtattttggttgacagAGTGTTAACAGGTGGTCAAGccgggaattgaactggctttgaaaccatttatattttggtttacatgtttatttagctgtgattttacatttttaccccgattattcactaagcatataacttacctcattccatttgttttccttagcaggggccgacacGGGGATCGTTCGAGaaggtgtatagacttttggttTATAAAATCGTTGATTTTTCCCGaatacttgttataagttgactagtaagatatatatatttgttgtggacgttatagttagtagtttctttagggtttactttctggtactagtGGTGTGTATGGCCTGATGTAATAGCTTATACAACTTTTGAAGATGCAATAGTGTAAATAGAATTTTCTTTTAACGTGACATCTATTTTCTCGTTTTTGGTATCGAGTCCAAGCTCGAACTAGACAGACGATCCGCTAAATCCTTTGATACGCCTCTGGGTACGGTGAAGTCGTCACAGGTAGTATCAGAACGCCTAGATTAGAGAATTTGGGCAGTTGGGAAATGTGTTATAGAATATATAAGTATTCGATTGACTTTAATTTGAATCGTATCTATTAAGATGAAAGGCCGGAGGACTGATTAAGTGATGTTTTGTTGTATAAGTATGGAGGCTGGTGGACCTAACGATACCGGGGGACCTAGCGATACTGGTGGACCTAGAGATGCCGGAGTAAGAGCTAAGAGTGTAGGTGGACCGGCGAACCAGGTGGTGCGCCGATGAGTCCATAAATATCAGAGGAGGATCGGGGAACCCT
It includes:
- the LOC113704763 gene encoding tuliposide B-converting enzyme 1, amyloplastic-like, yielding MDYAGFDRVSFDGASASGNLAHNMASRVWLEILDGFNLDAIFLNCPYFLGKDLISIELTKLQAKAYVEGIWHYVHPKSTRVDDPLLNPLIEPNLLKLGCKRVLM